One Streptomyces sp. CNQ-509 DNA window includes the following coding sequences:
- a CDS encoding transglutaminase-like domain-containing protein: protein MSTSGVGHRARFAEEARVPRPDLALLCLLVGAETDPGLDEGGIDAVQIELDELAGQLPYAPGGPRAWAQAAAELLGERYGFHGTPGDYRRLESSQLHEVLRRRRGLPIMLSVIWMEVARRAGAPVYGVALPGHFVVGFGPSPAGQPLADHPAGGGPVLADPFDGGRLLSTADAELLVAEATGGEPLSPAMLVPADPLAIVLRVLNNIRAWAARRPEQSDVQLTAVELALLLPSHPARLRHERARLLIARGDFATGAAELEEYAAVIAAMEPQAAETLRREARAARARLN, encoded by the coding sequence ATGAGTACGTCCGGCGTCGGTCACCGGGCTCGGTTCGCGGAGGAGGCCCGCGTGCCGCGGCCCGATCTGGCCCTGCTCTGTCTGCTCGTCGGGGCCGAGACCGACCCCGGGCTCGACGAGGGCGGCATCGACGCCGTGCAGATCGAGCTGGACGAGCTGGCCGGGCAGTTGCCGTACGCGCCCGGCGGCCCCCGCGCGTGGGCGCAGGCCGCCGCGGAACTGCTCGGGGAGCGGTACGGGTTCCACGGCACGCCCGGCGACTACCGGCGCCTGGAGTCGTCCCAGCTCCACGAGGTACTGCGCCGCCGCCGCGGGCTGCCGATCATGCTCTCCGTGATCTGGATGGAGGTCGCCCGCCGCGCCGGTGCCCCGGTGTACGGCGTGGCCCTCCCCGGGCACTTCGTCGTCGGCTTCGGCCCCTCCCCCGCCGGACAGCCCCTCGCCGACCACCCCGCCGGGGGCGGCCCCGTCCTCGCCGATCCGTTCGACGGCGGCCGGCTCCTCTCCACCGCCGACGCCGAGCTGCTCGTCGCCGAGGCCACCGGCGGCGAGCCGCTGTCGCCCGCGATGCTCGTACCCGCAGATCCGCTCGCCATCGTGCTGCGCGTCCTCAACAACATCCGCGCCTGGGCCGCCCGCCGCCCCGAGCAGTCCGACGTGCAGCTCACCGCCGTCGAACTCGCCCTGCTGCTCCCCAGCCACCCCGCCCGGCTGCGCCACGAACGCGCCCGGCTCCTCATCGCCCGCGGCGACTTCGCCACCGGCGCGGCGGAGCTGGAGGAGTACGCCGCGGTGATAGCGGCGATGGAGCCGCAGGCCGCCGAGACCCTGCGCCGCGAGGCCCGCGCCGCGCGCGCCCGCCTCAACTGA
- a CDS encoding ABC transporter ATP-binding protein: MTSPEVAEAPVEAPGEEPILEVRDLVKHFPLTRGIVFRKQIGAVQAVDGVSFDLRRGETLGIVGESGCGKSTIAKMLVSLEQPTAGVIRFKGEDITRLSGRALRAVRRNIQMVFQDPYTSLNPRMTVGDIVGEPYDVHPEVAPKGSRRGRVQELLDVVGLNPEHINRYPHQFSGGQRQRIGIARGLALRPEVIVADEPVSALDVSVQAQVVNLLERLQSEFRLSYIFIAHDLSVVRHISDRVGVMYLGRIVESGTDEAIYEHATHPYTQALLSAVPVPDPEARESRERILLSGDVPSPANPPSGCRFRTRCWKAQPVCAEKDPALDVPPWFRDAAGAVAHASACHFAAEWEDEEGPGQAAPGVGG, encoded by the coding sequence ATGACCAGCCCTGAGGTGGCCGAGGCGCCCGTGGAGGCGCCGGGCGAGGAGCCGATCCTCGAAGTGCGCGACCTGGTCAAGCACTTCCCGCTCACCCGGGGGATCGTCTTCCGTAAGCAGATCGGTGCCGTACAGGCCGTCGACGGCGTCTCGTTCGACCTGCGGCGCGGCGAAACCCTCGGCATCGTCGGGGAGTCCGGCTGCGGCAAGTCGACCATCGCCAAGATGCTCGTCAGCCTGGAGCAGCCCACCGCCGGCGTGATCCGGTTCAAGGGGGAGGACATCACCCGGCTCTCCGGGCGCGCGCTGCGGGCGGTGCGGCGCAACATCCAGATGGTCTTCCAGGACCCGTACACCTCGCTCAACCCGCGGATGACCGTCGGCGACATCGTCGGCGAGCCGTACGACGTCCACCCCGAGGTGGCGCCGAAGGGCAGCCGGCGGGGGCGGGTCCAGGAACTGCTCGACGTCGTCGGGCTCAACCCCGAGCACATCAACCGCTACCCGCACCAGTTCTCCGGCGGGCAGCGGCAGCGGATCGGAATCGCGCGCGGGCTCGCGCTGCGGCCGGAGGTCATCGTCGCGGACGAACCGGTCTCGGCGCTCGACGTGTCCGTGCAGGCGCAGGTGGTGAACCTGCTGGAGCGGCTGCAGAGCGAGTTCCGGCTGTCGTACATCTTCATCGCCCACGACCTGTCCGTGGTGCGGCACATCTCGGACCGGGTCGGGGTGATGTACCTGGGCCGGATCGTGGAGTCCGGCACCGACGAGGCGATCTACGAGCACGCCACGCACCCGTACACGCAGGCGCTGCTCTCGGCGGTGCCGGTGCCGGACCCGGAGGCGCGGGAGAGCCGGGAGCGGATCCTGCTCAGCGGCGACGTGCCGTCGCCGGCGAACCCGCCGTCGGGGTGCCGGTTCCGTACGCGGTGCTGGAAGGCGCAGCCGGTGTGCGCGGAGAAGGACCCGGCGCTGGACGTGCCGCCGTGGTTCCGGGACGCGGCGGGGGCGGTGGCGCACGCGTCGGCGTGCCACTTCGCGGCGGAGTGGGAGGACGAGGAGGGGCCGGGACAGGCGGCCCCGGGGGTGGGCGGGTAG
- a CDS encoding LPXTG cell wall anchor domain-containing protein, which yields MSRRRAPVLSGALLAAALGAGPALAGVLPQAHAIEGPVAGAHGSGGGAEGPETLEDIEAGFAAAEAEFEAEAQKAWGPDDDCEEPGTGGAPQDGGAGESGPGTGPAEPGHGGGGAPGAEAPGSEAPGAEVPDAEGPVAEAPPAEIPDAELPGTEAPDTEAPDTEAPDTEVPDTEAPAAEPSANTPPAAEVPAAEPPAVEPPGVPGAGPPAPHEEQPAPGGGADEEGDGFEPPDGHTPPADYDNAGKKPDQLPRTGADIWLPLASGLGGLAALGAGAVVVARKRRAHA from the coding sequence TTGTCACGCCGTCGCGCCCCCGTGCTGAGCGGGGCGCTGCTCGCCGCCGCGCTGGGCGCGGGGCCCGCCCTCGCGGGCGTCCTCCCGCAGGCCCACGCGATCGAGGGCCCGGTGGCCGGGGCGCACGGGTCCGGGGGCGGGGCGGAGGGCCCGGAGACACTGGAGGACATCGAGGCCGGGTTCGCGGCGGCGGAGGCGGAGTTCGAGGCCGAGGCGCAGAAGGCGTGGGGTCCGGACGACGACTGCGAGGAGCCGGGGACCGGCGGCGCCCCGCAGGACGGCGGCGCCGGCGAGTCCGGCCCGGGTACAGGGCCCGCCGAGCCGGGCCACGGCGGGGGCGGGGCGCCCGGTGCCGAGGCGCCCGGGAGCGAGGCGCCGGGGGCGGAGGTGCCGGACGCCGAGGGCCCGGTGGCGGAGGCGCCTCCGGCCGAAATCCCTGACGCCGAACTCCCCGGCACGGAAGCTCCGGACACGGAAGCCCCGGACACGGAAGCTCCGGACACCGAGGTCCCGGACACGGAAGCTCCCGCGGCCGAGCCCTCCGCGAATACGCCTCCCGCCGCCGAAGTTCCGGCGGCCGAGCCCCCCGCTGTCGAACCGCCCGGCGTCCCCGGCGCCGGGCCCCCCGCACCTCACGAGGAGCAGCCCGCGCCCGGCGGCGGTGCGGACGAGGAGGGCGACGGCTTCGAGCCGCCCGACGGCCACACCCCGCCCGCCGACTACGACAACGCGGGCAAGAAGCCGGACCAACTGCCCCGCACCGGCGCCGACATCTGGCTTCCGCTCGCCTCCGGCCTCGGCGGCCTCGCCGCCCTCGGCGCCGGCGCCGTCGTGGTGGCCCGCAAACGGCGCGCCCACGCCTGA
- the mshB gene encoding N-acetyl-1-D-myo-inositol-2-amino-2-deoxy-alpha-D-glucopyranoside deacetylase has protein sequence MSRELPPRRLLLVHAHPDDETITTGATMARYAAEGALVTLVTCTLGEEGEVIPPALARLGPERDDVLGAHRAGELAAAMRALGVTDHRFLGGPGRFRDSGMQGLDRNGRPGTFWSAGVDEAAGLLVPVIREVRPQVLVTYDPQGGYGHPDHVQAHRVATRAAELAAAASYDADPAEPWAVARIYWTCVARGAAEKALAELAAAGHPFPGTATVADLPGVVDDGEVTAAVAGGAYAAAKARAMAAHETQITVAGGAFALSNGLGQPILTTEQFRLAGGADAARRDPGAVETDLFAEVTA, from the coding sequence ATGAGCAGGGAGCTTCCGCCGCGCAGGCTGCTGCTGGTGCACGCACATCCGGACGACGAGACGATCACCACCGGCGCCACCATGGCGCGGTACGCCGCCGAGGGCGCACTCGTCACCCTGGTGACGTGCACCCTGGGCGAGGAGGGCGAGGTCATTCCGCCCGCCCTCGCCCGTCTGGGACCCGAGCGCGACGACGTGCTCGGCGCCCACCGCGCCGGCGAACTCGCGGCGGCCATGCGGGCGTTGGGCGTCACGGACCACCGCTTCCTCGGCGGCCCCGGGCGGTTCCGGGATTCGGGCATGCAGGGCCTCGACCGGAACGGGCGCCCGGGCACGTTCTGGTCGGCCGGGGTCGACGAGGCGGCGGGGCTGCTGGTGCCGGTGATCCGCGAGGTACGCCCCCAGGTGCTGGTCACGTACGACCCGCAGGGCGGCTACGGGCACCCCGACCACGTCCAGGCACACCGCGTCGCCACGCGCGCGGCGGAGCTGGCCGCGGCGGCGTCGTACGACGCGGACCCCGCGGAGCCGTGGGCGGTGGCCCGTATCTACTGGACCTGCGTCGCCCGCGGCGCGGCGGAGAAGGCCCTCGCGGAACTGGCCGCCGCGGGCCACCCCTTCCCCGGCACCGCGACCGTCGCGGACCTGCCGGGTGTGGTGGACGACGGCGAGGTCACGGCGGCCGTGGCGGGGGGCGCGTACGCGGCGGCGAAGGCACGGGCGATGGCGGCGCACGAGACACAGATCACCGTGGCCGGCGGCGCCTTCGCGCTCTCCAACGGGCTGGGCCAGCCGATCCTCACCACCGAGCAGTTCCGGCTCGCCGGCGGCGCGGACGCCGCGCGGCGCGATCCGGGCGCGGTGGAGACCGACTTGTTCGCGGAGGTGACGGCGTGA
- a CDS encoding ABC transporter ATP-binding protein, giving the protein MSEELTLPGPRDDTPTTAGEELLTAEGLTKHFPIMGGFPIKRRVGAVQAVDGIDLEVRAAESLGLVGESGCGKSTTGRLLTRLLEPTGGKITYRGQDITYAKRKQLAPIRSEIQMIFQDPYSSLNPRQTVGTIISSPMEVNGITPPGGREKRVRELLETVGLNPEHYNRFPHEFSGGQRQRIGVARALALKPKLIVADEPVSALDVSIQAQVVNLLQELQREMGIAFLFIAHDLAVVRHFSQRVAVMYLGKIVEIGPRDDIYTRPRHPYTHALLSAVPEATLSEDEDEKPRERIRLAGDVPSPINPPSGCRFRTRCWKAQDVCAEKEPPLVQIGGNNAGHLTACHFPEEPTVERDEVVILDKALAALEEGPSAAPVKE; this is encoded by the coding sequence ATGAGCGAAGAACTCACCCTCCCCGGCCCCCGGGACGACACCCCCACCACGGCCGGCGAGGAACTGCTCACCGCGGAGGGGCTCACGAAGCACTTCCCGATCATGGGCGGCTTCCCGATCAAGCGGCGGGTCGGCGCGGTGCAGGCGGTCGACGGCATCGACCTGGAGGTACGCGCGGCCGAGAGCCTCGGCCTGGTCGGCGAGTCCGGCTGCGGCAAGTCGACGACCGGGCGGCTGCTCACGCGGCTGCTGGAGCCGACCGGCGGCAAGATCACGTATCGCGGCCAGGACATCACGTACGCCAAGCGCAAGCAGCTCGCGCCGATCAGGTCCGAGATCCAGATGATCTTCCAGGACCCGTACTCGTCGCTGAACCCGCGGCAGACCGTCGGCACCATCATCAGCAGCCCGATGGAGGTCAACGGGATCACCCCGCCCGGCGGGCGGGAGAAGCGGGTCCGCGAGCTGCTGGAGACCGTCGGCCTCAACCCCGAGCACTACAACCGCTTCCCGCACGAGTTCTCGGGCGGCCAGCGGCAGCGCATCGGGGTCGCGCGGGCGCTGGCGCTGAAGCCGAAGCTGATCGTGGCGGACGAGCCGGTCTCGGCGCTGGACGTGTCGATCCAGGCGCAGGTCGTCAACCTGCTGCAGGAGCTGCAGCGGGAGATGGGCATCGCGTTCCTCTTCATCGCGCACGACCTGGCGGTCGTGCGGCACTTCTCGCAGCGCGTCGCGGTCATGTACCTGGGGAAGATCGTCGAGATCGGCCCCCGGGATGACATCTACACCCGGCCGCGGCACCCGTACACCCACGCCCTGCTCTCGGCCGTGCCGGAGGCGACCCTCTCGGAGGACGAGGACGAGAAGCCGCGGGAGCGCATCCGGCTGGCGGGCGACGTGCCGTCGCCGATCAACCCGCCGTCGGGGTGCCGGTTCCGTACCCGGTGCTGGAAGGCGCAGGACGTGTGCGCGGAGAAGGAGCCGCCGCTGGTGCAGATCGGCGGCAACAACGCGGGGCACCTGACCGCGTGCCACTTCCCCGAGGAGCCCACGGTGGAGCGGGATGAAGTGGTCATCCTGGACAAGGCGCTGGCCGCGCTGGAGGAAGGTCCGAGCGCGGCTCCGGTGAAGGAGTAG
- a CDS encoding DUF6113 family protein: protein MSAKKRSVRPKSAARGGNPGDTGAERARAGDGGAANGRTSRGGSTGGGSADGGGAEKRGRAAATTKSSPARRPAAPPPGSALARPVTPGHLLTYLAALVLGGLVGLAGSLVQAAWSPGGLLLALAAVGGLCYGAGVATGGRGAGFTAAGGWFLAVIAISLNRPEGDFVFASGLGPQLFLFGGMLTAVICTTLPQLLAVAAPPSRLPE, encoded by the coding sequence GTGAGCGCCAAGAAGCGGTCTGTCCGCCCCAAGTCGGCTGCGCGCGGCGGAAACCCGGGCGACACGGGCGCGGAGCGCGCACGCGCGGGCGACGGCGGCGCGGCCAACGGGCGGACGAGCCGCGGCGGGAGCACGGGCGGCGGCAGCGCCGACGGCGGGGGCGCGGAGAAGCGCGGCCGGGCCGCCGCCACCACCAAGAGCTCCCCCGCGCGCCGTCCCGCCGCCCCGCCGCCCGGCAGCGCCCTCGCGCGGCCGGTGACGCCCGGCCACCTCCTCACGTATCTGGCCGCCCTGGTGCTCGGCGGCCTCGTCGGGCTCGCCGGCTCACTCGTCCAGGCGGCCTGGTCACCGGGCGGCCTGCTGCTCGCCCTCGCCGCCGTCGGGGGGCTCTGCTACGGCGCCGGGGTGGCCACCGGGGGCCGCGGCGCGGGCTTCACGGCGGCCGGCGGCTGGTTTCTCGCGGTGATCGCCATCTCCCTCAACCGCCCCGAGGGCGACTTCGTGTTCGCCTCCGGACTCGGGCCGCAGCTCTTCCTCTTCGGCGGGATGCTGACCGCTGTGATCTGCACCACCCTGCCGCAGCTCCTCGCAGTTGCCGCACCGCCGTCCCGACTCCCCGAGTGA
- a CDS encoding ABC transporter permease, protein MLRFLIRRTIGALIILLILSAVCFFLFFAIPRDPARISCGEKCTPENLELIRRALGLDDPVPVQYWNFLSGIFAGRSFPTGECPAPCLGRSFVHDENVLTLIQDRFPTTLSLTIGAAVVFLFFGVGAGMIAAWRRGTVLDKFVSGSSLIIGSLQIYFIGPLVLWALVYSTGLFGDPAYNAFTDNPWKWAVGLILPWAVLSTIFASNYTRMVRSTMIEQLQEEHVRTARAKGMSSGTVFFRYAWRGALIPVVTIFGIDLGSLLGGAIITEFTFSLPGLGQLSIDSVFKADLPVLMGILLFSSTMIILMNVIVDAAYAFIDPRIRLS, encoded by the coding sequence ATGCTTCGTTTCCTGATTCGCCGGACAATCGGCGCATTGATCATCCTGCTGATCCTCAGCGCGGTCTGTTTCTTCCTGTTCTTCGCCATCCCGCGTGACCCCGCCCGCATCTCCTGCGGCGAGAAGTGCACTCCGGAGAACCTGGAGCTGATCCGCAGGGCCCTCGGCCTCGACGACCCCGTGCCCGTGCAGTACTGGAACTTCCTCTCCGGCATCTTCGCCGGCCGTTCCTTCCCGACGGGCGAATGCCCGGCGCCCTGCCTGGGCCGCTCGTTCGTGCACGACGAGAACGTCCTCACCCTCATCCAGGACCGCTTCCCCACGACGCTGTCGCTCACCATCGGCGCGGCCGTCGTCTTCCTCTTCTTCGGCGTCGGGGCCGGCATGATCGCCGCCTGGCGGCGCGGCACGGTGCTCGACAAGTTCGTCAGCGGCAGCTCGCTGATCATCGGCTCGCTGCAGATCTACTTCATCGGCCCGCTCGTGCTCTGGGCGCTGGTGTACAGCACCGGACTCTTCGGCGACCCGGCGTACAACGCCTTCACCGACAATCCATGGAAATGGGCGGTCGGACTGATCCTGCCCTGGGCGGTGCTCTCCACGATCTTCGCGTCGAACTACACCCGTATGGTGCGGTCCACGATGATCGAGCAATTGCAGGAAGAACACGTCAGAACGGCCAGGGCCAAGGGCATGTCCTCGGGTACGGTCTTCTTCCGCTACGCCTGGCGCGGCGCCCTCATCCCGGTCGTCACGATCTTCGGCATCGACCTCGGCTCGCTGCTGGGCGGCGCGATCATCACCGAGTTCACCTTCTCGCTGCCGGGCCTGGGCCAGCTCTCCATCGATTCCGTGTTCAAGGCGGACCTGCCGGTGCTCATGGGCATCCTGCTGTTCTCGTCCACCATGATCATCCTCATGAACGTCATCGTCGATGCGGCGTACGCCTTCATCGACCCGCGCATCCGTCTGTCCTAG
- a CDS encoding ABC transporter ATP-binding protein — protein MTTLTKESEGSAPSAGGAFLSVQDLRVQFTTEDGVVKAVDGLSFDVERGKTLGIVGESGSGKSVTNLTVLGLHNQMFTNIEGSISLDGDELIGAPERKLEKLRGNKMAMIFQDPLTALSPFYTVGRQIAEPYRKHMGVSKREAHLRAVEMLDKVGIPNAKLRADDYPHQFSGGMRQRAMIAMALVCNPDLLIADEPTTALDVTVQAQILDLIRDLQDEFGSAIVFITHDLGVIANVADDILVMYAGRAVERGTTREVLRKPQHPYTWGLLSSMPRLSSDVNTPLTPIKGSPPSLLSPPPGCPFHTRCGFTGEVGGTACRTDRPVLPEGRGAACHLSAGQKQDIFIEQIKPRLG, from the coding sequence GTGACCACCCTGACCAAGGAATCGGAAGGCTCCGCGCCGTCCGCGGGCGGTGCCTTCCTCTCGGTGCAGGACCTGCGCGTGCAGTTCACCACCGAGGACGGCGTCGTCAAGGCCGTCGACGGTCTCTCCTTCGACGTCGAGCGCGGCAAGACCCTGGGCATCGTCGGCGAGTCCGGCTCCGGCAAGTCGGTCACCAACCTGACCGTGCTGGGCCTGCACAACCAGATGTTCACCAACATCGAGGGCTCCATCAGCCTCGACGGCGATGAGCTGATCGGCGCGCCCGAGCGCAAGCTGGAGAAGCTGCGCGGCAACAAGATGGCGATGATCTTCCAGGATCCGCTCACCGCGCTCTCGCCCTTCTACACGGTCGGCCGGCAGATCGCCGAGCCGTACCGCAAGCACATGGGCGTCTCCAAGCGCGAGGCGCACCTGCGGGCCGTGGAGATGCTGGACAAGGTCGGCATCCCCAACGCCAAGCTGCGCGCTGACGACTACCCGCACCAGTTCTCCGGCGGCATGCGGCAGCGCGCCATGATCGCGATGGCGCTCGTCTGCAACCCCGACCTGCTGATCGCCGACGAGCCGACCACCGCGCTCGACGTGACCGTGCAGGCGCAGATCCTCGACCTGATCAGGGACCTCCAGGACGAGTTCGGCTCCGCGATCGTCTTCATCACCCACGACCTCGGCGTCATCGCGAACGTCGCGGACGACATCCTGGTGATGTACGCGGGGCGCGCCGTGGAGCGGGGCACCACCCGCGAGGTGCTGCGCAAGCCGCAGCACCCGTACACCTGGGGCCTGCTGAGCAGCATGCCGCGGCTCTCCTCGGACGTGAACACCCCGCTCACGCCGATCAAGGGCTCGCCGCCCAGCCTGCTGAGCCCGCCGCCGGGCTGCCCGTTCCACACGCGGTGCGGCTTCACCGGCGAGGTGGGCGGCACGGCCTGCCGTACGGACCGCCCGGTGCTGCCCGAAGGACGCGGGGCCGCCTGCCACCTGAGCGCCGGGCAGAAGCAGGACATCTTCATCGAGCAGATCAAGCCCCGGCTGGGCTAG
- a CDS encoding ABC transporter substrate-binding protein, whose product MAALAAGALALSGCSSGSENTDSQQDDKKKAAEQQAQIPFGDAKASTGPAPEVKGAQEGGTIPVMQRDSYAHLDPGQIYVSDEGALARLIHRGLTGYKADFNGKQTLVGDLATDSGKPSDGGRTWTYTLKDNIKWADGTDITSKDVRHTFERQFAEFINDGPVYIQQWLANVPGTEYRELLPDGPYKGDHLPDSILETPDDKTIVFKFKDPKPDLPYALAMPGYSMVSEAKDTQEKYDKDPMTAGPYKIESFKTGKSMTLVKNEHWDPATDSTRNAYPDKYEISFNIQFETSAERLMADKGVNKNSISFTNNVDAATLPKLNKDAEAQKRSVNGYQPYVAQMAINMDRVKNKKVREAIAYALPIQPYQQAFGGPQGMELAGGLISPTVSGYEEGFDPFGKLKKPLGDPAAAKKILEEAGETGYKLTWGYINTPEGQNYSPTMEKTLEEAGFDVQRKEIAAETYYDQIGLVDNKFDIYVSAWGADWPSASTVVPPLYDGRQIQDGASNYSHTNDEHINSEIDRIQKITDPAEAAKEWNKLSQYVVEDLISNIPMTYYKQIQLYGSNIGGVQYDDVIGDIDLRKIYLKQ is encoded by the coding sequence GTGGCGGCGCTCGCAGCCGGGGCCTTGGCCCTGAGCGGCTGCAGCAGCGGCTCGGAGAACACCGACTCGCAGCAGGACGACAAGAAGAAGGCGGCGGAGCAGCAGGCGCAGATACCGTTCGGTGACGCCAAGGCGTCCACCGGGCCCGCGCCCGAGGTGAAGGGCGCCCAGGAGGGCGGCACGATCCCCGTCATGCAGCGCGACAGCTACGCGCACCTCGACCCGGGGCAGATATACGTCTCGGACGAGGGCGCCCTGGCGCGGCTGATCCACCGTGGGCTGACCGGCTACAAGGCCGACTTCAACGGCAAGCAGACCCTCGTCGGCGACCTCGCCACGGACAGCGGCAAGCCCTCCGACGGCGGCCGCACCTGGACGTACACGCTCAAGGACAACATCAAGTGGGCCGACGGCACGGACATCACGTCCAAGGACGTCCGGCACACCTTCGAGCGTCAGTTCGCCGAGTTCATCAACGACGGCCCGGTCTACATCCAGCAGTGGCTGGCCAACGTGCCGGGCACCGAGTACCGCGAGCTGCTGCCCGACGGTCCGTACAAGGGTGACCACCTGCCGGACTCCATCCTGGAGACGCCGGACGACAAGACCATCGTCTTCAAGTTCAAGGACCCCAAGCCGGACCTCCCGTACGCCCTGGCGATGCCGGGCTACTCGATGGTCTCCGAGGCGAAGGACACCCAGGAGAAGTACGACAAGGACCCGATGACGGCGGGCCCGTACAAGATCGAGTCCTTCAAGACCGGCAAGTCGATGACGCTGGTCAAGAACGAGCACTGGGACCCGGCGACCGACTCGACGCGGAACGCCTACCCGGACAAGTACGAGATCTCGTTCAACATCCAGTTCGAGACCTCGGCCGAGCGGCTGATGGCCGACAAGGGCGTGAACAAGAACTCGATCAGCTTCACCAACAACGTGGACGCCGCCACGCTGCCGAAGCTGAACAAGGACGCCGAGGCCCAGAAGCGCTCGGTCAACGGCTACCAGCCGTACGTCGCCCAGATGGCCATCAACATGGACCGGGTCAAGAACAAGAAGGTCCGCGAGGCCATCGCGTACGCCCTGCCGATCCAGCCCTACCAGCAGGCCTTCGGCGGCCCGCAGGGCATGGAGCTGGCCGGCGGTCTGATCAGCCCGACCGTCTCCGGCTACGAGGAGGGCTTCGACCCCTTCGGCAAGCTGAAGAAGCCGCTGGGTGACCCGGCCGCGGCCAAGAAGATCCTGGAAGAGGCCGGCGAGACCGGTTACAAGCTCACCTGGGGCTACATCAACACCCCCGAGGGCCAGAACTACTCGCCCACGATGGAGAAGACCCTGGAGGAAGCGGGCTTCGACGTCCAGCGCAAGGAGATCGCGGCCGAGACGTACTACGACCAGATCGGTCTCGTCGACAACAAGTTCGACATCTACGTGAGCGCGTGGGGCGCCGACTGGCCGTCCGCCAGCACGGTGGTTCCGCCGCTGTACGACGGCCGGCAGATCCAGGACGGCGCGTCGAACTACTCGCACACCAACGACGAGCACATCAACTCCGAGATCGACCGGATCCAGAAGATCACGGACCCGGCCGAGGCGGCCAAGGAGTGGAACAAGCTCTCGCAGTACGTGGTGGAGGACCTGATCTCCAACATCCCCATGACGTACTACAAGCAGATCCAGCTCTACGGTTCGAACATCGGCGGCGTGCAGTACGACGACGTCATCGGTGACATCGACCTGCGCAAGATCTACCTCAAGCAGTAG
- a CDS encoding ABC transporter permease produces the protein MDSPVPAMAEAPKGAPYDPAGLERGSAGPGGQQTAEHIGKSPGQLMWQRFKRDRAGVISAYVVGFFVLVAIFAPLIAKLYGKSPYTLYNSATGKPELFDALGYPIKPNGGISGEFWFGLEPILGRDVFTLLIYSIRTSLAIAVAVTVLTVGIGVLLGVAAGFTGGRTDTLIGRFTDLMLAFPSQLFFVAFMPVITAMFVAPEDATPTWLRVAVLIGVLAALNWMRMARIVRGVALSMREREFVEAAKVSGASNWRIIRKEMLPNLVTPILVQGTFELPLVVTNAAGLSFLGVGLVNPTPDWGLMFARAADVSETVPTFMFFPGVAIVIFVVAFNLLGDSVRDAFDPKAAR, from the coding sequence ATGGACAGTCCGGTCCCGGCCATGGCGGAGGCGCCCAAAGGCGCACCGTACGACCCCGCAGGACTCGAGCGGGGTTCGGCCGGCCCTGGTGGGCAGCAGACTGCCGAACACATCGGCAAATCGCCCGGCCAGCTCATGTGGCAGCGTTTCAAGCGCGACCGCGCGGGGGTTATATCCGCGTATGTCGTCGGCTTCTTCGTGCTGGTCGCGATCTTCGCTCCGCTGATCGCGAAGCTGTACGGGAAGTCGCCGTACACGCTGTACAACTCGGCCACCGGCAAGCCCGAGCTGTTCGACGCTCTCGGCTACCCGATCAAGCCCAACGGCGGCATCAGCGGCGAGTTCTGGTTCGGCCTCGAACCCATCCTCGGCCGCGACGTCTTCACGCTGCTGATCTACAGCATCCGCACCTCGCTGGCCATCGCCGTCGCGGTGACGGTCCTCACCGTCGGCATCGGCGTCCTGCTGGGCGTGGCCGCCGGCTTCACCGGCGGCCGAACCGACACGCTGATCGGCCGCTTCACCGACCTGATGCTGGCGTTCCCGAGCCAGTTGTTCTTCGTGGCGTTCATGCCCGTCATCACCGCGATGTTCGTCGCTCCCGAGGACGCGACGCCCACCTGGCTGCGCGTCGCGGTGCTGATCGGGGTGCTCGCGGCGCTGAACTGGATGCGCATGGCGCGCATCGTGCGCGGTGTCGCGCTGTCGATGCGGGAGCGCGAGTTCGTCGAGGCCGCCAAGGTGAGCGGGGCGTCGAACTGGCGAATCATCCGCAAGGAGATGCTGCCGAACCTCGTCACTCCCATCCTCGTGCAGGGAACCTTCGAGCTGCCGCTCGTCGTGACGAACGCCGCGGGACTGTCGTTCCTCGGCGTCGGCCTGGTGAACCCGACCCCCGACTGGGGGCTGATGTTCGCCCGGGCCGCGGACGTGTCCGAGACCGTTCCCACGTTCATGTTCTTCCCCGGCGTCGCCATCGTGATCTTCGTGGTCGCCTTCAACCTGCTGGGGGACTCCGTCCGCGACGCGTTCGATCCGAAGGCCGCGCGCTGA